Proteins encoded by one window of Candidatus Mesenet endosymbiont of Phosphuga atrata:
- a CDS encoding ankyrin repeat domain-containing protein — protein sequence MPCNELLNAVYYGKAIVVEYLIKAGYDINVKDQEGKTLLDIATQKGHTKIIELLTKNKTNVDNNNYILLNSCQSETISLPEITIELFSAAVDGDFEYVEYAVELGIDVNTQNKYGSTPLFLAAYNGHAKIVEFLIKSGAKVNAINQSGETPLIAAALAGHLEVVEYLIKNGADVNIKGQYSNTALHLATYENHIKVVEVLIRNGANIDAKKQNGNLALHLAAYGGYIEITKLLVESGTDIDATNQNGDTSLILAVGKGK from the coding sequence ATGCCATGTAATGAGCTACTCAATGCTGTTTATTATGGAAAAGCCATAGTAGTAGAATATCTAATTAAAGCTGGATACGATATCAACGTTAAAGATCAAGAAGGCAAGACATTACTAGATATCGCTACTCAAAAAGGCCATACAAAAATAATAGAGCTACTAACTAAAAATAAGACTAACGTTGATAACAATAATTATATTTTACTCAACTCTTGCCAAAGTGAGACAATCTCTTTACCTGAAATAACAATAGAACTATTTTCTGCTGCTGTAGATGGAGATTTTGAGTATGTAGAATATGCTGTAGAATTAGGTATTGATGTCAATACTCAAAATAAATACGGCAGCACACCACTTTTTCTAGCTGCTTATAATGGCCATGCAAAAATAGTGGAATTTCTTATCAAAAGTGGAGCCAAAGTTAATGCTATAAATCAAAGCGGAGAGACGCCTCTTATTGCAGCTGCTCTTGCAGGACATTTAGAAGTAGTAGAATACTTAATTAAAAATGGAGCTGACGTTAATATCAAAGGTCAGTATAGTAATACCGCATTACACCTTGCTACTTATGAGAATCACATAAAAGTAGTAGAAGTGCTGATTAGAAATGGAGCCAATATTGATGCTAAAAAACAGAATGGTAACTTAGCACTGCACCTTGCTGCTTATGGAGGATATATAGAAATAACTAAACTGCTAGTTGAGAGTGGAACTGATATTGACGCTACAAATCAAAATGGGGATACATCTCTCATCTTGGCTGTTGGCAAAGGAAAATAG
- a CDS encoding NB-ARC domain-containing protein, producing MLLLLKGVTDEQIGGFHLASNMEKADKFDDIVFKYEYREGITEKSKIVFLQAKHKIDQKGININSLLSDSESGDFSLKKYFISYRKIKQQFSETKGPVFSSKFEDSEFIIYTNAPFVSTDSSIKEGNIDQNDFFRISDSQSKYYQLECNSNEKEKKEKIVNLLKNSSDSRRLAKELVQSISSGKGIDMQKDTFQSYHIALQGKVIEKIDDKLEGKLSDNFLNDDVSLSSEDKEFRRVFLEEAGKVFKKQGNELKQELQNKVIKLSNKFGVNSGSENLELPNDDPVTEDEIKDFLNKFKLFASQPSEKDLEKIIKDKVKEAYKVEQQDIDSVFSDVEYRVKKWWQSGNNYLKKDNKFFENAARISINFDVKEPVTLFTGRIRELEDLHKILQDGGEAVISQMASVTGLGGIGKSELARKYISEHNKDYDNNVIWVNADNYLTIAESFRRLAQDKLRISTIDENGKEKEIKLIVEDVYRFFAKRHRRSLFVFDNAGKHKAVREVEEAEGVDKFLPSGPNKPHVLITSRDQEWGEIKSLPLGVFTEEEAIEFIKKALKDVVELEENEVKRLAEELQYLLLALRQAVAYIKVENQGLNKWEEGKFTIGSYLEQFKEKANELLNRESSETRDRYTKTVMTTWQITIDKIKQKKSTWG from the coding sequence ATGTTGCTCTTATTAAAAGGGGTAACAGATGAACAGATAGGAGGTTTTCATTTAGCATCTAATATGGAGAAGGCAGATAAATTTGATGATATAGTCTTTAAGTATGAATACAGGGAAGGAATAACAGAAAAGTCAAAGATAGTTTTTCTCCAGGCTAAACATAAAATTGATCAAAAGGGTATTAATATAAACAGCTTACTTTCAGACTCAGAGTCAGGAGATTTTAGTTTAAAGAAGTACTTCATCTCTTACCGTAAAATTAAGCAACAATTTTCAGAAACAAAAGGTCCAGTATTTAGCAGTAAGTTTGAAGACTCTGAGTTTATTATTTATACTAATGCTCCTTTCGTTAGCACTGATAGTAGTATCAAAGAAGGGAATATAGATCAAAATGACTTTTTCAGAATATCAGATTCGCAAAGCAAGTATTATCAACTTGAATGTAATAGTAATGAAAAAGAAAAAAAAGAAAAAATAGTAAATCTTTTAAAAAATTCATCAGACAGTAGAAGGTTAGCAAAAGAGCTAGTTCAGTCTATTTCTTCTGGAAAGGGAATAGATATGCAAAAGGATACCTTTCAAAGCTATCATATAGCACTTCAAGGAAAAGTGATTGAAAAAATAGATGATAAATTAGAAGGAAAGTTAAGCGATAATTTCTTGAATGATGATGTAAGTTTATCTTCGGAAGATAAGGAATTTAGAAGAGTCTTTTTAGAAGAAGCAGGAAAAGTTTTTAAGAAACAAGGGAATGAACTAAAGCAGGAGTTACAGAATAAAGTTATAAAATTATCTAACAAGTTTGGTGTTAATAGTGGCAGTGAAAATTTAGAATTACCAAATGATGATCCTGTTACTGAAGATGAAATTAAAGATTTTTTAAATAAGTTTAAGCTCTTTGCAAGCCAACCAAGTGAAAAGGATCTAGAGAAAATCATCAAAGATAAAGTAAAAGAGGCATATAAAGTAGAGCAACAAGATATAGATTCTGTTTTTTCTGATGTTGAATATAGAGTAAAAAAATGGTGGCAAAGTGGAAATAATTACCTTAAAAAGGACAACAAATTCTTTGAGAATGCAGCAAGGATTTCAATTAATTTTGACGTAAAAGAACCTGTAACTTTGTTTACTGGGAGAATTAGGGAATTAGAAGATTTACATAAAATACTACAAGATGGAGGTGAAGCAGTAATATCACAGATGGCTTCTGTAACAGGTCTTGGTGGTATAGGTAAAAGTGAATTGGCTAGGAAATACATTAGCGAACACAATAAAGACTACGATAATAACGTTATTTGGGTAAATGCTGATAATTATTTAACCATTGCAGAGTCTTTTCGTAGATTAGCACAAGATAAATTACGAATCAGTACTATAGATGAAAATGGTAAGGAAAAAGAAATCAAACTTATTGTTGAAGATGTATATCGTTTTTTTGCTAAAAGGCATAGAAGAAGTCTTTTTGTTTTTGATAACGCTGGAAAGCATAAAGCTGTTAGAGAAGTGGAAGAAGCTGAAGGTGTAGATAAATTCTTGCCATCTGGTCCTAATAAGCCTCACGTTCTTATCACTTCCCGTGATCAGGAATGGGGAGAAATAAAGTCATTACCGTTAGGTGTATTTACTGAAGAGGAAGCTATAGAATTTATAAAAAAAGCGCTTAAGGATGTAGTTGAGTTAGAGGAGAATGAAGTCAAAAGACTAGCAGAAGAATTACAGTATTTGCTTTTAGCTCTAAGACAAGCTGTAGCTTATATTAAAGTGGAAAATCAGGGATTAAATAAATGGGAAGAAGGAAAATTCACAATAGGTAGTTATTTGGAGCAATTTAAAGAAAAGGCAAATGAATTATTGAATAGAGAATCAAGCGAGACTCGTGACCGCTACACCAAAACTGTAATGACAACTTGGCAAATTACAATCGACAAAATAAAGCAAAAAAAAAGTACGTGGGGGTGA
- a CDS encoding ankyrin repeat domain-containing protein produces MQGSGKKILQAIVLNSQQPVEQQSSRKIVRKQQESNTSKSRKNKKNIENHSPNHNHKTVSTKKKIRSPLYKKKHNQKTFSNYVMDLVLRYLKETLNPEYDKIWVILEGIVLAKNEELIKTVLNLIKEFEENKKISVEPNTNLALLHFAIRFNSLELVKALLSYGFDVNVKDNLGLTPLHYAVNDSNLRAVEFLISKGADLSAQDKSGKTPLQLAKELEIKRDYSLYERKEIVALLANAHSNKQEAISFSKYDKPQDLQFKSQYAIDLVTSYMNKQADIIDKSGNTIISYKQEVGSLMDAYLVEAKFLQNEMIGNEACSQLMVGNISSTPISSSEIQVFDVSSPAIDDDILEGNSTIQDINQAGIDSQQETGTTNNIIASNKTSPMKKAMYATMIASPFIAVGIYAAVALSAGIVEFNPIIAAGIFVGVATLAVMCFVIAKVCEKVSKEKDNDPNISTCTAFKNALTLECFRSSETAIPDPVYVN; encoded by the coding sequence ATGCAAGGTTCTGGTAAAAAAATATTACAGGCTATAGTGCTAAACTCACAGCAACCAGTAGAACAACAATCTAGTAGGAAAATAGTACGAAAACAGCAAGAAAGTAATACATCAAAAAGTAGGAAAAATAAGAAAAATATTGAAAATCATTCTCCTAACCACAATCATAAAACTGTTAGTACTAAAAAGAAAATAAGGAGTCCTCTTTATAAGAAGAAGCATAATCAAAAAACTTTTTCCAATTATGTAATGGATCTTGTTCTTCGATATTTAAAGGAAACATTAAATCCTGAATATGACAAGATATGGGTTATACTTGAAGGAATAGTGCTAGCTAAAAATGAAGAGCTTATAAAAACAGTACTGAACTTGATTAAGGAATTTGAGGAGAATAAGAAAATTAGTGTTGAACCAAATACTAATTTAGCACTATTACATTTTGCCATTCGATTTAATTCTTTGGAATTGGTAAAAGCTCTTCTTAGCTATGGCTTTGATGTTAATGTCAAGGATAATCTTGGTCTTACACCATTGCATTACGCTGTTAATGATAGTAATTTACGTGCAGTTGAATTTCTTATTAGCAAAGGTGCAGATCTCAGTGCTCAAGATAAAAGCGGAAAAACACCTCTACAGTTAGCAAAAGAGTTAGAAATTAAACGTGATTACTCTCTTTACGAAAGAAAGGAGATAGTAGCTTTGCTTGCAAATGCACATAGTAACAAACAAGAAGCCATTTCTTTTAGTAAGTATGATAAACCGCAAGATTTGCAATTTAAATCTCAATATGCCATAGATCTTGTAACTTCCTATATGAACAAACAAGCAGATATTATTGATAAATCGGGTAATACTATAATATCCTATAAACAAGAAGTAGGTAGTTTAATGGATGCTTACCTTGTTGAAGCAAAATTCTTGCAAAATGAAATGATTGGCAATGAGGCATGTAGTCAACTTATGGTAGGAAATATTAGTTCCACACCAATATCATCTTCTGAAATACAAGTATTTGATGTAAGTAGCCCTGCTATTGATGATGACATATTAGAAGGTAACAGCACTATACAGGATATAAATCAGGCAGGTATTGATAGCCAACAAGAGACTGGTACAACTAACAATATCATTGCAAGTAATAAAACCAGCCCAATGAAAAAAGCCATGTATGCCACCATGATAGCTTCTCCATTTATAGCGGTAGGAATTTATGCAGCAGTAGCTTTATCGGCTGGTATAGTAGAATTTAATCCTATCATTGCTGCTGGTATTTTTGTTGGTGTAGCAACTCTTGCAGTTATGTGTTTTGTAATAGCGAAAGTTTGTGAAAAAGTTAGTAAAGAAAAAGATAATGATCCAAATATAAGTACATGTACTGCTTTTAAGAATGCCCTTACCCTTGAATGTTTTAGAAGCAGTGAGACAGCAATTCCTGATCCAGTATATGTAAATTAA